In Papaver somniferum cultivar HN1 chromosome 9, ASM357369v1, whole genome shotgun sequence, the genomic stretch GCCAAATTTTCTCCCCCACAACCCGACTTAATATGACATTGCATTATTCTAGCCCAACCGTGAAAAAGCTCCTTAAAAATCCGATCGCAAAGTCATAAGTTTGATTATCTGATTTCGAATcataaatttaaatatttaattatGAAACTCTGTCAATGACGCTCACGACTCTAGATTCAGAAAAATAAAGAGAAATCATAAGTGTTCTCTGGTTTTTGCCGTAAATCCATCTCATAAATTAAACTGTTTAGAAATGcaattgattagtgaaaaaacgATAAAGAAAACCTTGTGTGCGGCTATCATCACATATGGGTAGGTGTTTTAGACCTCAAAAATAAAACATATAGCGGATAAAATAGACACTCTGTTTGATGGTCACAGCTCATGAAGAGAGAATCATATCGAGCTTGGCTAGCTAAGAGGATCTCGAGTGGTTATGACATACAACTATTATTTTATTCATGTGGTAGGTCTGTCTATTCATCTTTTACAACTTACAAGAACCACAAATTCATCTTAGAGACACAAAGACATATACATGGTCCATGAACTCATGCACATGATTAAAAAGTGCTAGTTGCAAGTTTTCTCCTTTTAACCCTGTGgtaaaaataattcaaacaaaatTTACTTTTTACATTTCTTAGAAGTAAGAAAATAATCTAAATTTGAATGTTATCTGCTATGTCAGCTTGAAACTGCGTCTCAAAAGAATTTCTAAATTATAGAATGTaaatttagatatctatcttataCTTGCGACAACTTTAACTATCAGGATTAACCGAACCCTTCACCTTCCCGCTACAAAACAAGTGCCTGAACCCTCAACCTTTCTGTTTAAACTTTGAAGCCAATCCTTGCCATGGCATAAAAACGTGCACAATACGTGTAAATGTCGCCTAATGGACAATCAATGTGTTCCAGAAAATGCAagtacataacaaaagaaaagtCTAGTTCACTCCAAGTAGTACAGTTTCTGATGGACATTACACTGTAACTATTCAATGGTCGGTGAAAAGTTACATCAAAATTTTGTATTCAGAGAATGGCCGGGGGGGTGGCAATGACATCCATCCATCCAAAACCATGAAAACGAagcaaaatagaaaatatatctGTGGGGATAAGGGGCGGCAATATTTAGTTAATAAAAACCTAATCACCACTTCTATTTTATCATCTCTACACAACCACTGAAGCTTATCACTGATATCACTATAATATAAATACCCTCGTTTCCTCTCATCTCAAACACAAATACAAACTCACTCCTCTTCCTTCCTCTCCACAGTACTCAACTCTTCTTTATTTCCGGTACTATCCTATTCTGAATTTGTACTGTTTCTTGAGAAATCAAAAATATGGGAAAAGACGAAGTAGCAGAACATGGTGAATTCTCAGCAAAGGATTATCACGacccaccaccaacaccattttTTGATGCAGATGAGCTTAAGaaatggtctttctacagagctATTATTGCTGAATTTGTAGCTACTCTTTTGTTCCTTTACATCACTGTTTTGACTGTTATCGGTTACAAGGCTCAGAGTGAAGCTGATGATTGTGGTGGTGTTGGTATTTTGGGTATCGCTTGGGCTTTTGGTGGTATGATCTTCGTCCTGGTTTACTGCACCGCCGGTGTCTCCGGTAAGTTTTTCCTCTCTCCGGTCAATTTATTCAGACATGAGTTAAATAAAATGTCTAATTCAAGTATCTTACCTTGATTGGTTTATAGCCTGACTCACACTGCCTCTTCAGATCCAACAGAGTCCGATTTTCGGCTCCATTTTTAGCGAATTTTCAGTTTACTCTGAAATCACACTCTAGTTCTGAGTCAGACCCaccgatcaaaaaataaaaaaagttctGAGTCAGACCATAAATGAGCCAATCCCTATAATATTCCCTCACTTTGAATGAGGCGTAAGTTAGTATCTTAACTGGTGTTTTTCTATGATGCGCAGGAGGACACATCAACCCAGCAGTAACTTTCGGACTATTTTTGGCAAGAAAAGTTTCACTACCAAGAGCAGTACTGTACATGGTGGCTCAATGTTTAGGAGCAATCTGTGGTGTTGGATTAGTCAAGGCTTTCCAATCTGCTTACTACGTTAAACATGGTGGTGGCGCCAATACACTTTCCGCTGGGTACAGCAAAGGAACTGGTCTAGCAGCTGAAATCATCGGAACTTTCGTTCTTGTGTACACAGTCTTCTCAGCCACTGACCCCAAGAGAAACGCCAGAGACTCCCATGTTCCCGTAAGTATTCTATCAGCACCAAAATTTATTATCAACAAACAAACGGAAAACATGTTAAGTTCCGGTCCTTTTTAAGGTGGTCCGGACCGGTTCTGTTTGAAAAGTGGTTTATGTTTTTCTCCTGTTTGTGTGGCCATTAGGTGGTACCTAAACTTCTTTGTTGTCTTTCAATAATCTAACCAACTCTTTTTGtggaaattaggttttggcaccACTTCCAATCGGGTTTGCCGTGTTCATGGTCCACTTAGCCACTATCCCCGTTACCGGTACCGGTATTAACCCAGCTAGAAGTTTCGGAGCTGCCGTTATCTTGAACGACGAGAAGGCATGGGATGACCAGGTATAATAATCACTTTCTCTTTATgcatttgaatcatgtttaacTCATCAATCTTATACCAAGTATTAATTCGGATAAATGGGTTTTTGGTGCAGTGGATCTTCTGGGTCGGACCTTTCATTGGTGCCGCAATCGCTGCTATTTACCACCAATTTATCCTAAGGGCTGGTGCTATTAAAGCTTTGGGCTCATTTAGGAGCAGTGCTCGTGTCTAATAAGACTTGAAGAATTATTGTTGGATAGAGAtaagggtgatgtttttttttttttatgtttggaagatggtgatgatgtttGCAAGGAATAATAATAATGGAGCTCCTCCTCTAGGGGTCCATATAGGGGTGGTGGATTTGTGACTTGTCTATCTATCTAAAAAAGTTTACATTTATTCTATCTCTGTCTGTCTCCCTCCACttcttgaaaaaaaaagagaaaagaaaagagagggTGAAAAACGAGAAGATGATTGATAAATTGGAAGTTTGTAGATATAATCTCTCTATTTATTAGTGTATTTTCCCTTTTGTTTCATGAAAGTCTTTCAAGTGTCAACTGTAATATTATCTGCTCTTTTGCTATTTCTCTCTAGTACTTTTGTTTTTCAATAATGTATTAATGTCTTTAGCCACTGTTTTCATTCTTATTCCTAAGTTTATGTGGGTTTTACTTTGAATATTCTACCACAGTTGTTCTCCTAATATGGCCCTTTAGGAAGAACTAAGAACTTTTAACATGGCCTCTATAGAGAATcagttcaaaagaaaaaaaaaagaaacacaaaaagaAGTCCACAAAAACGAGTGGTAAGAAAAATAATTGGCTCGGGAAGTGAAGCTCTCTCCCCCACTAAAATCtcccaagaaaaaatgaaggacaaAACCATAATGTTTGCAGAAGAATGTAGTCACTGGATTTCTGGATAGGTAATCCTCATAGGATTTGGTAATCCTGTAATAGCCACACAAAGTTTTTGGGAATCATTCTGTTAAGTATTCCATAAAAAAGAATTTGATTAAAAACTCACATACCAATTATCATTTCAATCGAAACTAgcttttaatttggtgtgcgtCTACTTCGCCATTACCTATTTATGTTTAACATGGGTCTTATTGTCTCATTCTAATAATGCATTATTAGCCTTATCTTGTTGACTAACAAGATTCTACGGTTTTTCTCAATTATTTCACTCATGGTAGAATTAAAATAAATGCTAGTTCGTAATAGTAACCGAAAAGGATCCCTGTAAATCAAGCGGAAATAATATGCTGACCAAATAAACATCCTGATTTTTGTCCTTCGTGTATATCAAATGGGACTCTCGTATGCGCATTACCAATCCAAATGTTGAGAAGCTTGGATCTCTTCCGTTGATTTCTCTATCAGGATTTTTTGCGAGAAATAATGCCGGTAACTGTAGCACTTCTCCAAATcaagtttatttatttagtaAGTTTTGTGGTGGGTTGGTGGTGAATATGATGGGCTATATGGTATGAGATGATGTATTGGTGCAATAAAAGCGGAATTAGGTTAAGACTTTAGCGGAGTATTTTTAGCTTTTGGATAGATCCTTAAATATTAATTACTTTCAAGAAAGGTATTGTTAGTTTAGTTTGATGTTTATCTTGCTATATTAAAATgactttaattaattaattaactaaCCAAATCTAGTTACATTATGCCTTTATATCATTGTATGTTTTTTATTCTCCTCT encodes the following:
- the LOC113310018 gene encoding probable aquaporin PIP2-1; its protein translation is MGKDEVAEHGEFSAKDYHDPPPTPFFDADELKKWSFYRAIIAEFVATLLFLYITVLTVIGYKAQSEADDCGGVGILGIAWAFGGMIFVLVYCTAGVSGGHINPAVTFGLFLARKVSLPRAVLYMVAQCLGAICGVGLVKAFQSAYYVKHGGGANTLSAGYSKGTGLAAEIIGTFVLVYTVFSATDPKRNARDSHVPVLAPLPIGFAVFMVHLATIPVTGTGINPARSFGAAVILNDEKAWDDQWIFWVGPFIGAAIAAIYHQFILRAGAIKALGSFRSSARV